The Agelaius phoeniceus isolate bAgePho1 chromosome 26, bAgePho1.hap1, whole genome shotgun sequence genome has a window encoding:
- the CBX1 gene encoding chromobox protein homolog 1: MGKKQNKKKVEEVLEEEEEEYVVEKVLDRRVVKGKVEYLLKWKGFSDEDNTWEPEENLDCPDLIAEFLQSQKTAHESEKSEGSKRKAESDTEDKGEESKPKKKKEESEKPRGFARGFEPERIIGATDSSGELMFLMKWKNSDEADLVPAKEANIKCPQVVISFYEERLTWHSYPSEDDDKKEDKN; the protein is encoded by the exons ATGGGAAAAAAGCAGAACAAGAAGAAGGTGGaggaggtgctggaggaggaggaggaggagtacGTGGTGGAGAAGGTGCTGGACCGGCGCGTGGTCAAGGGCAAGGTGGAATACCTGCTCAAGTGGAAGGGCTTCTCCGA cgAGGACAACACCTGGGAGCCCGAGGAGAACCTGGACTGCCCGGATCTGATCGCGGAATTCCTGCAGTCCCAGAAAACCGCCCACGAGAGCGAGAAATCCGAGGGCAGCAAGCGCAAGGCCGAGTCCGACACGGAGGACAAAGGGGAGGAGAGCAAAccaaagaagaagaaggaggag tCAGAGAAACCGCGAGGCTTCGCGCGAGGCTTCGAGCCCGAGCGGATCATCGGAGCCACGGACTCCAGCGGGGAGCTGATGTTCCTGATGAAGTG GAAGAACTCTGACGAGGCCGACCTGGTGCCCGCCAAGGAAGCCAACATCAAGTGCCCGCAGGTGGTGATCTCGTTCTACGAGGAGAGGTTGACATGGCACTCGTACCCCTCAGAGGACGATGACAAGAAAGAGGACAAGAACTAA
- the SNX11 gene encoding sorting nexin-11, which translates to MLENREEELTTVRVQDPRVQNEGSWNSYVDYKIFLHTNSRAFTAKTSCVRRRYREFVWLRRQLQRNAGLVPVPELPGKSAFFVGSTDEFIERRRQGLQHFLERVLQSAVLLSDSRLHLFLQSQLPVPAIEACVQGRGPHSVTEAILRYAMAGPAWGQRGDGGGAGLPGASCASLGSTQGCLESFPYWGDLGMDEARPESPERPGHPVTPLDSPECPAGHGVTPLDSPKGPAGHGVTALDSPECPAGHGVTPLDSPECPAGHGVTPLDSPECPAGHGVTPKESLEFPKFPAGH; encoded by the exons ATGTTGGAGAACCGAGAGGAA GAGCTGACCACGGTGCGGGTGCAGGACCCGCGCGTGCAGAACGAGGGCTCCTGGAATTCCTACGTGGATTACAAGATCTTCCTGCAC acCAACAGCCGGGCCTTCACCGCCAAGACCTCGTGCGTGCGGCGCCGCTACCGGGAGTTCGTGTGGCTGCGGCGGCAGCTCCAGCGCAACGCCGGCCTGGT GCCGGTGCCGGAGCTGCCGGGAAAATCCGCGTTTTTCGTGGGGAGCACGGATGAGTTCATCGAGAGGCGccggcaggggctgcagcacttcCTGGAGAG ggtgctgCAGAGCGCGGTGCTGCTCTCCGACAGCCGCCTGCACCTgttcctgcagagccagctgccCGTGCCCGCCATCGAGGCCTGCGTGCAGGGCCGGGGCCCGCACTCGGTCACCGAGGCCATCCTGCGCTACGCCATGGCCGGGCCTGCCTGGGGCCAGCGCGGGgacggcggcggcgcggggctgcccggggccag ctgtgccagcctggggagcacCCAGGGCTGCCTCGAGAGCTTCCCCTACTGGGGTGACCTGGGCATGGATGAGGCACGGCCGGAGAGCCCCGAGCGTCCAGGACACCCAGTGACCCCCCTGGACAGCCCAGAGTGTCCAGCTGGACATGGAGTGACCCCCCTGGACAGCCCCAAGGGTCCGGCTGGACATGGAGTGACCGCCCTGGacagccctgagtgcccagctggACATGGAGTGACCCCTCTGGACAGCCCAGAGTGTCCAGCTGGACATGGAGTGACCCCTCTGGACAGCCCTGAGTGTCCAGCTGGACATGGAGTGACCCCTAAGGAGAGCCTGGAATTCCCGAAATTCCCAGCTGGACACTGA